One part of the Larimichthys crocea isolate SSNF chromosome XIX, L_crocea_2.0, whole genome shotgun sequence genome encodes these proteins:
- the nfkbiz gene encoding NF-kappa-B inhibitor zeta produces the protein MLDPRGNETRGSMSAGTDFINDTVIDNRPAEYFQTIHKKNTVKELLMMRRQKCSDNILEHKFKSPKSEVFPSDLSPHLFDPPTPVHFSNMDQSPPENGHITQQQMQHPMYPTAEVKLTLFHWQIQRETQRMEGVSQEKLNMQDGDGDTILHIAVAKGRRALAYVLATQMSRCGSLDVKEHNGQTALQIAAATNQHLIVHDLLEHGAQINTRDLWGRSPLHVCAEKGHLLSLQSIWKTLMRTGQPIDIEMFNYEGLTALHAAVMSHNAVVKELRTLENPCSYMTMELGQRRQMHFECIKILLHMGACFGTKDLKSGHTCLHMASEEANVELLNLFLDQSSSLSFINVKTFSGNTALHIVSSLQNHKTQVEAVKLLMRNGADPGTRNFENELPCHLVPGGPVGDKVRRVLKGKYVHA, from the exons ATGCTGGATCCAAGAGGGAATGAAACCAGAGGAAGTATGTCAGCGGGGACAGACTTCATAAATGATACAG tcaTTGATAACCGTCCAGCAGAATACTTCCAAACTATACACAAGAAGAACACTGTGAAGGAGCTGCTGATGATGAGACGACAG AAATGCAGCGACAACATTCTGGAGCATAAATTTAAATCTCCAAAATCCGAAGTTTTTCCCAGCGACTTGAGTCCTCATCTGTTCGACCCTCCGACACCAGTACACTTCAGTAACATGGACCAGTCTCCTCCTGAAAATGGCCACATTACCCAACAACAAATGCAACATCCAATGTATCCGACTGCTGAGGTCAAACTTACTTTATTTCACTGgcaaatacagagagagacacagagaatgGAAGGAGTCTCTCAGGAGAAGCTGAACATGCAAGACGGAGATGGCGACAC AATTCTTCACATCGCAGTTGCAAAAGGAAGACGAGCTCTGGCGTATGTGCTTGCTACACAAATGTCTAGGTGTGGCTCCCTGGACGTGAAAGAACACAATGGGCAG ACAGCTCTTCAGATAGCTGCTGCCACCAATCAGCACTTGATTGTCCACGACCTGCTGGAACATGGGGCACAAATCAACACCCGAGACCTCTGGGGACGCTCTCCTTTGCACGTGTGCGCCGAGAAAGGCCACCTGCTCAGTCTGCAG AGCATCTGGAAGACCCTGATGAGGACCGGGCAACCGATTGATATTGAAATGTTCAATTACGAAG gtttAACTGCGCTGCATGCAGCAGTCATGTCTCACAACGCTGTCGTTAAAGAGCTGAGGACTCTGGAGAATCCTTGTTCATATATGACAATGGAGCTGGGGCAGAGGAGACAGATGCATTTCGAATGTATTAAGATCCTGCTGCACATGGGCGCCTGCTTCGGGACAAAG GATCTAAAAAGTGGACATACGTGTCTTCACATGGCTTCTGAGGAGGCAAACGTGGAGCTGTTGAACCTTTTCCTCGACCAGTCGTCTTCACTGTCGTTCATAAATGTTAAG aCGTTCAGTGGAAACACAGCGCTGCACATCGTCAGCTCTTTGCAGAATCATAAAACTCAAGTGGAAGCGGTGAAGCTGCTGATGAGGAATGGGGCGGACCCTGGAACCAGGAACTTTGAAAATGAACTGCCCTGTCACCTGGTGCCTGGTGGACCTGTTGGTGATAAG gtgCGGCGCGTCCTGAAAGGGAAATATGTTCACGCTTAA